One stretch of Equus caballus isolate H_3958 breed thoroughbred chromosome 24, TB-T2T, whole genome shotgun sequence DNA includes these proteins:
- the GPX2 gene encoding glutathione peroxidase 2 → MAYIAKSFYDLSAISLDGEKIDFNTFRGRAVLIENVASLUGTTTRDFTQLNELQCRFPRRLVVLGFPCNQFGHQENCQNEEILNSLKYVRPGGGFQPTFTLVQKCEVNGQNQHPVFAYLKDKLPYPYDDPLSLMTDPKFIIWSPVCRSDVSWNFEKFLIGPEGEPFRRYSRTFPTINIEPDIKRLLKVAI, encoded by the exons ATGGCTTACATTGCTAAGTCCTTCTACGACCTTAGTGCTATCAGCCTGGATGGGGAGAAGATAGATTTCAATACATTCCGAGGCAGGGCGGTGCTGATTGAGAATGTGGCCTCGCTCTGAGGCACAACTACCCGGGACTTCACCCAGCTCAACGAGCTGCAGTGCCGCTTTCCCAGGCGCCTGGTGGTTCTCGGCTTCCCGTGCAACCAATTTGGACATCAG GAGAACTGTCAGAATGAGGAGATCCTGAACAGTCTCAAGTATGTCCGCCCTGGGGGTGGATTCCAGCCCACCTTTACCCTTGTCCAAAAGTGTGAAGTGAATGGTCAGAACCAGCATCCTGTCTTCGCCTACCTGAAGGACAAGCTCCCCTACCCTTATGATGACCCACTTTCCCTTATGACCGATCCCAAGTTCATCATTTGGAGCCCGGTGTGCCGCTCAGATGTGTCCTGGAACTTTGAGAAGTTCCTTATTGGGCCAGAGGGGGAGCCCTTCCGACGCTACAGCCGCACCTTCCCCACCATCAACATTGAGCCTGACATCAAGCGCCTCCTCAAAGTTGCCATATAG
- the RAB15 gene encoding ras-related protein Rab-15 isoform X4 — MKTIEVDGIKVRIQIWDTAGQERYQTITKQYYRRAQGIFLVYDISSERSYQHIMKWVSDVDEYAPEGVQKILIGNKADEEQKRQVGREQGQQLAKEYGMDFYETSACTNLNIKESFTRLTELVLQAHRKELDGLRTRASNELALAELEEDEGKPEGPANSSKTCWC; from the exons ATGAAGACCATAGAGGTTGATGGCATCAAGGTGCGGATACAGATTTG GGACACGGCGGGGCAGGAGAGATATCAGACCATCACAAAGCAGTACTATCGACGGGCCCAG gGAATATTTTTAGTCTACGACATTAGCAGCGAGCGCTCCTACCAGCACATCATGAAGTGGGTCAGTGATGTGGATGAG TATGCACCAGAAGGTGTCCAGAAGATCCTTATAGGGAATAAGGCAGATGAAGAGCAGAAACGGCAGGTGGGAAGAGAGCAAGGGCAGCAG CTGGCTAAGGAGTATGGCATGGACTTCTATGAAACAAGTGCCTGCACCAACCTCAACATTAAAGAG TCTTTCACGCGTCTGACAGAGCTGGTGCTGCAGGCCCATAGGAAGGAGCTGGATGGTCTCCGGACACGTGCCAGCAACGAGTTGGCActggcagagctggaggaggatGAGGGCAAACCTGAGGGCCCGGCGAACTCTTCGAAAACCTGCTGGTGCTGA
- the RAB15 gene encoding ras-related protein Rab-15 isoform X2, which translates to MASRCGYRFVFPARAQGLPAPASPLPTCFHGPCSSEGLAFYCRDTAGQERYQTITKQYYRRAQGIFLVYDISSERSYQHIMKWVSDVDEYAPEGVQKILIGNKADEEQKRQVGREQGQQLAKEYGMDFYETSACTNLNIKESFTRLTELVLQAHRKELDGLRTRASNELALAELEEDEGKPEGPANSSKTCWC; encoded by the exons ATGGCATCAAGGTGCGGATACAGATTTG TTTTTCCTGCAAGGGCACAGGGTCTCCCAGCtcctgcttctcccctccccacctgcttccATGGTCCCTGCTCTTCTGAGGGACTGGCTTTCTACTGCAGGGACACGGCGGGGCAGGAGAGATATCAGACCATCACAAAGCAGTACTATCGACGGGCCCAG gGAATATTTTTAGTCTACGACATTAGCAGCGAGCGCTCCTACCAGCACATCATGAAGTGGGTCAGTGATGTGGATGAG TATGCACCAGAAGGTGTCCAGAAGATCCTTATAGGGAATAAGGCAGATGAAGAGCAGAAACGGCAGGTGGGAAGAGAGCAAGGGCAGCAG CTGGCTAAGGAGTATGGCATGGACTTCTATGAAACAAGTGCCTGCACCAACCTCAACATTAAAGAG TCTTTCACGCGTCTGACAGAGCTGGTGCTGCAGGCCCATAGGAAGGAGCTGGATGGTCTCCGGACACGTGCCAGCAACGAGTTGGCActggcagagctggaggaggatGAGGGCAAACCTGAGGGCCCGGCGAACTCTTCGAAAACCTGCTGGTGCTGA